A region of Geobacillus sp. 46C-IIa DNA encodes the following proteins:
- a CDS encoding sodium/proline symporter, producing the protein MNGLILAELVLYCLVMAALGYWYGKKEMSHSDFLLGGKKLPGWTLAFSERATGESAWLLLGYTGFVFASGLSAIWVAVGIVIGIIGAWLFLADRFRQEAERYGALTLPGYLAKRFGAHGQTILWLATVLIFSFMMFYFSAQIAGAGKTLFTVFHIDPALGMVISVAIVIILSYTGGFVSVVWTDMIQSVLMLATLVILPIVALVEIYSGGLSISEALHHSKPGLDSWTGGVTGVALGLLLFNNFAWFFGYLGGQPQLSVRFMALKDAREAKTAKTVAIVWTLLAYGGAFLIGLTAIALYQGQSFTDVETVLPQMVLDLLPPWLAGLLLSGILAAIVTTADSQLLVITSAISEDIARRSLRLRLSEKQLVALSRAVVVIAGLLGLVLAMTSESLVYLVVSWAWAGIGCTLSPAILLSFFWKRYSGIGVIATILAGFLSTVIWISSPLEAIISSRFTTFAIALAAGVLFSLLFPDRQRTM; encoded by the coding sequence ATGAATGGCCTCATCTTGGCGGAGCTCGTGCTGTATTGTCTCGTGATGGCAGCCCTTGGTTATTGGTATGGAAAAAAAGAGATGAGCCATAGCGATTTTTTGCTTGGCGGAAAAAAGCTTCCGGGTTGGACGCTTGCTTTTTCCGAACGGGCGACAGGGGAATCGGCGTGGCTGTTGCTTGGCTACACGGGGTTTGTGTTTGCGAGCGGTCTTTCCGCGATTTGGGTAGCGGTGGGCATTGTGATCGGCATTATTGGCGCCTGGCTTTTTTTGGCCGACCGGTTTCGCCAAGAGGCGGAGCGATACGGCGCGCTGACCTTGCCCGGCTATTTGGCGAAACGGTTTGGCGCGCATGGGCAAACGATTTTATGGCTTGCGACCGTCCTTATTTTTAGCTTTATGATGTTTTATTTCAGCGCGCAAATTGCCGGAGCGGGCAAGACACTGTTTACCGTGTTTCATATCGACCCAGCGCTTGGCATGGTCATCAGTGTCGCGATTGTCATTATCTTGTCATACACCGGCGGGTTTGTCAGTGTCGTTTGGACGGATATGATTCAAAGTGTGCTCATGCTGGCGACGCTCGTAATTTTGCCCATTGTGGCGTTAGTGGAAATTTATAGTGGTGGATTGTCGATCAGTGAAGCGCTTCATCACTCGAAACCGGGCCTTGATTCATGGACGGGGGGAGTGACCGGCGTTGCGCTTGGGCTATTGTTGTTTAACAATTTTGCTTGGTTTTTCGGCTATCTGGGCGGGCAGCCGCAACTGAGCGTCCGCTTCATGGCGTTGAAAGACGCCCGCGAGGCGAAAACGGCCAAAACGGTGGCGATCGTTTGGACATTATTGGCGTATGGCGGAGCGTTTTTGATCGGCCTGACAGCGATTGCCCTTTATCAAGGACAATCATTCACCGATGTCGAGACGGTGCTGCCGCAAATGGTGTTGGACTTGTTGCCGCCATGGTTGGCCGGGCTGCTGTTATCCGGCATTTTGGCCGCCATCGTGACAACGGCCGATTCGCAGCTGCTAGTGATCACGAGCGCCATTAGCGAAGACATTGCGCGCCGTTCTTTGCGCCTTCGTCTGTCGGAAAAGCAGCTTGTCGCGCTTTCCCGCGCGGTGGTGGTCATCGCCGGACTGCTCGGTTTGGTGCTGGCGATGACATCCGAGTCGCTCGTCTATCTCGTTGTCAGCTGGGCGTGGGCTGGAATCGGCTGCACGTTGTCACCGGCGATTTTACTGTCCTTTTTCTGGAAACGGTATTCCGGCATCGGCGTCATCGCCACGATCCTTGCCGGGTTTCTCAGCACGGTCATCTGGATTTCCTCGCCGCTTGAGGCCATCATCAGTTCACGGTTTACGACGTTTGCCATTGCGCTGGCGGCCGGGGTACTGTTCAGCTTGTTGTTTCCCGATCGTCAGCGGACGATGTGA